The DNA window CTTGGTCAACGTTAACGGTGAGCTTGATTGATTAGTTTTTCAATATTTAGGGTTTCAATTGGGTGTAAATTTTTCACGAGTGCTTACttgaatgtattttttttaacattaagcCTTTTCAActttgtgaaattaatttttaaaatatgctTTAAGCCTTTGTACTCTTTGTACATTTGAAAtgtagtccctctacttttatttataggaatttagtcttttactttttcaaatctcaaaatttaagttcaattattaaCACCATTAAATATTCTCTATTAAATTTGCTGATGTACATTTCAAAATGAAAGAAATACTCATTTAATAGTCATGAAACAAAAACATGACATTATAGTAAAtctaaatttagcaaaaaaaaaatatttaactgtGCCAAGAACTGGACTTacatgttaaaatttgaaaataaaaataaaaactattttttttaaaaaaatagtgtaatttttaaatatacaaaaactatataaaaaaacttttagAATGGCTATTAACAACACCCaaaaagataaattttttaaaaaaagaaattaattaggtgctctaaactttaaaaaaattttattgtgcCTTTtaatctttttgaaaattttaatcaagttttcttaatttttttgtaattgtatataaattctttttaaaattttagttagatttcaacttataaaaaaattgacattaaacctataaaaatattaaaaaatttaattaagccAATAACTTAGTTCCAAGATCCTATGCTCGCTTGTGTTTGAAAGTAAGTTGCCGGCAAGTCAAAGAAAGGAAAAAtgttaataatgaaagaaatgaGGTGATTGCGTCAAACATATTTTGGTATTTGTTTTTTGAGGTAGGACCATAGACTTGTTTATTTACATGCACAGATTTCGTTTGGTAGAGGGGTTCTCATTCTCAAGCATCTTCTGATCATGCTCATTGTCATTAGCAAATGTGGCCACTTCTTATCATCGCCCTTTTAACAGCTTTGCTGGGTTCCTCCTTATTCTTCTGCAGAAGAAAGCTTAGTCAAAGATGGAGCCGTAAAGGTTAAATCACTTACCCCCCCCCCCCAGTTTTCACAACTTTTAGAATGCTAAAGCGATTTAATATCATTCGTTATTCTCAAACAGGAAGTTTAAAAGCTGAGGAATCAAGGTTAAGGCGTTTCCAGTTGGAGGAGGTGGCTAAGGCTACCAAAAATTTCAGTGCAGAGTGTTTGTTGGGGTCTGGAGCATTTGGGAATGTGTATAAAGGAACCTTTGAACTCCATGGTACGTTAGCAATCAAGATAGCTCATGCCGACTCCTATCAAAGCGTTGAAGAATTTAGAAATGGTAATAAGCTTTGGCCAATTGGTTCAAGTTTTTCAGATTTGTTGAATGCGAATTTTTGTAATGGTTTTCTTGTAAAGCAGAAGTGAGGCTTCTTTCGACTGTAAATCACCCCAATCTGGTAGGCTTGGTGGGGTATTGTGAAGAATCCGGTACGCAAGTTAAACattgatttgtttttcaaattagtaTTAAAGACAAGAATAATCCAAGACTTGTTGCATTTGCAAGTTGTAAACAGGACCCGAAGGTGCAAAAATATTGGTTTATGAATACGTACCCCATGGTTCTTTACTTGAGTACATTATGGGTAATTTCCCCCTACTTGTTTCatgtcataaattaaaaaaaaggaaccCGAAATGCTTACTGTTTGGAGTGTAGGAAGAGGAGGAAGAAACTTGACGTGGAGGCAACGAGTAAACATAGCTATTGGAGCAGCTAAAGGTAGATCCACTTCCCAATTTAATTTCAAAGATAGAAaaatattgaatgattcttgTTTTAATTATCAGGAATAGCATACTTACACGATGGGATTAAGCCTAGCATAATCCACCGTGATATAAAACCGAGCAACATCTTAATTGGAGATGCTATGGAAGCCAAGGTTTCGGATTTTGGACTTGTGAAACTAGGACCGGTCGGAGATCAATCACATGTTAGCAGTCAAATAAAAGGAACACCAGGGTACCTTGACCCTGCATATTGTACCACCTTCCATTTGACTCCTTTTAGTGATGTTTATAGCTTTGGTGTCATCCTTCTGCAACTTGTATCTGCCCGCCCGGCTGTGGATTCAACTACAAGATGTCAACCTAATTATCATATCATCGATTGGGTCAGTGCTacttcatttattaattaaatggatTTATGCAATAAAAAAGCATGTTGGTAAACTAAATCTGTATGTT is part of the Gossypium hirsutum isolate 1008001.06 chromosome D11, Gossypium_hirsutum_v2.1, whole genome shotgun sequence genome and encodes:
- the LOC107912850 gene encoding probable serine/threonine-protein kinase PBL7, which produces MWPLLIIALLTALLGSSLFFCRRKLSQRWSRKGSLKAEESRLRRFQLEEVAKATKNFSAECLLGSGAFGNVYKGTFELHGTLAIKIAHADSYQSVEEFRNEVRLLSTVNHPNLVGLVGYCEESGPEGAKILVYEYVPHGSLLEYIMGRGGRNLTWRQRVNIAIGAAKGIAYLHDGIKPSIIHRDIKPSNILIGDAMEAKVSDFGLVKLGPVGDQSHVSSQIKGTPGYLDPAYCTTFHLTPFSDVYSFGVILLQLVSARPAVDSTTRCQPNYHIIDWARPSIEKSSIEEILDISLLSQAQTCNMEMMLKMGELGLSCVEKMPKNRPTMARVWQELEDTLHLVDNSTHKQLWRSSGRATSKFAPPTERVHHRTLDKDFSQSFVSIDGVGFQKFRIEMDSVSLQSSSSLRCFEFNTNDGVEVDKKNLTPVTEETSNQCF